The Myxococcus fulvus genome has a window encoding:
- a CDS encoding S28 family serine protease produces the protein MSAEPVLRRGLLALALAACLSLACDEGDPVVEEDILTRLSAIPGLTVREEALDAQFPASARFFVMEFEQPADHTRPDGPRFRQRMTLLHVSSDNPMVLYAGGYFVSLQASRREPTQLLNANQLSLEHRFFGPSRPSPADWSLLTLKQSADDFHRIVQAFKPLYPRKWISTGASKGGETMVFFRRFYPDDVDGTVAYVAPIARYDDARFVDFQEAVGTAECRERLKAFQRAALTRREAMLAQMETRARERQLSFTHLGLERAFEHALIEHYFYFWQYDSLSRCDSVPLATASDTALMDELDGRVGLGFFSDADVDAYGPYYYQSATELGFPRPFESHLADLLRFPGTDVPASYLPQGVTATFVESAMPDIQDWVAREGERLMFIYGAQDPWTAAAYELGGARESALYSVPAGNHGARISQLPVAERNEAQALLRQWAGAESRASGLQSQSWRLEPEGEEFGPRPPGSRQR, from the coding sequence ATGTCCGCCGAGCCTGTCCTGCGTCGTGGGCTACTTGCCCTCGCTCTCGCCGCCTGTCTGTCATTGGCCTGTGATGAGGGCGACCCCGTCGTCGAGGAGGACATCCTCACGCGCCTGTCCGCCATCCCCGGCCTGACGGTGCGCGAGGAGGCCCTGGACGCGCAGTTCCCCGCGTCCGCGCGCTTCTTCGTCATGGAGTTCGAGCAGCCCGCGGACCACACCCGCCCGGACGGCCCGCGCTTCCGTCAGCGGATGACGCTGCTGCATGTCTCCAGCGACAACCCCATGGTGCTCTACGCGGGGGGCTACTTCGTCTCGCTCCAGGCCTCGCGGCGCGAGCCCACGCAGCTGCTCAACGCCAACCAGCTCTCCCTGGAGCACCGCTTCTTCGGCCCCAGCCGCCCGTCGCCCGCGGACTGGAGCCTGCTCACCCTCAAGCAGTCCGCGGATGACTTCCACCGCATCGTCCAGGCCTTCAAGCCGCTGTATCCCCGGAAGTGGATCTCCACCGGCGCCAGCAAGGGCGGCGAGACGATGGTGTTCTTCCGGCGCTTCTACCCGGACGACGTGGACGGGACGGTGGCGTACGTGGCCCCCATCGCCCGCTACGACGACGCGCGCTTCGTCGACTTCCAGGAGGCCGTCGGCACCGCCGAGTGCCGTGAGCGATTGAAGGCCTTCCAGCGCGCGGCCCTCACCCGGCGCGAGGCGATGCTGGCGCAGATGGAGACCCGCGCGCGCGAGCGGCAGCTCTCCTTCACGCACCTGGGCCTGGAGCGCGCCTTCGAGCACGCCCTCATCGAGCACTATTTCTACTTCTGGCAGTACGACAGCCTCTCGCGCTGCGACAGCGTGCCCCTGGCCACCGCCAGCGACACCGCGCTCATGGACGAGCTGGACGGACGCGTGGGGCTCGGCTTCTTCTCCGACGCGGACGTGGACGCCTACGGGCCCTACTACTACCAGTCCGCCACGGAGCTGGGCTTCCCCCGGCCGTTCGAGTCCCACCTGGCGGACCTGCTCCGCTTCCCGGGCACCGACGTGCCGGCGTCGTACCTGCCCCAGGGCGTGACGGCCACGTTCGTCGAGAGCGCCATGCCGGACATCCAGGACTGGGTCGCGCGCGAAGGTGAGCGCTTGATGTTCATCTACGGCGCGCAGGACCCGTGGACGGCGGCGGCCTACGAGCTGGGCGGCGCGCGCGAGTCCGCGCTGTACTCGGTGCCCGCGGGCAACCACGGCGCGCGCATCTCGCAGCTGCCCGTCGCCGAACGCAACGAGGCCCAGGCACTCCTTCGCCAGTGGGCTGGCGCGGAGTCCCGGGCCTCGGGACTGCAATCACAATCCTGGCGACTGGAGCCGGAGGGCGAGGAGTTCGGTCCCCGTCCTCCCGGCTCGCGTCAGCGCTAG